A window of the Enoplosus armatus isolate fEnoArm2 chromosome 5, fEnoArm2.hap1, whole genome shotgun sequence genome harbors these coding sequences:
- the LOC139285901 gene encoding adenine phosphoribosyltransferase, with amino-acid sequence MDVLAVPADRHKGWYLSLMAPNTKGPTFAWLDPSRLYCNSQALADCVKDLLSPFHNDTIDLVAGIDAMGFILGASVATTLGKGFLAVRKAGHLCVTTQNQNYTDYTGREKTMEVRLDVLRPGVRVLLVDQWIETGGTMRAAIQLVERLGATVVGVAAVAIENTEGGKWIKENYKFSHCIPDELQSQVDQKYLDSFKSFNN; translated from the exons ATGGACGTGTTGGCTGTTCCTGCAGACAGGCATAAAGGATGGTACCTTTCTCTCATGGCGCCCAACACAAAAGGACCAACATTTGCCTGGCTGGACCCGTCCAGACTCTACTGCAACTCCCAG GCTCTTGCAGACTGTGTCAAAGACCTTCTCAGCCCATTCCACAACGACACCATTGACCTGGTTGCCGGGATAGATGCAATGGGATTTATTcttg gGGCGTCTGTCGCCACCACCCTTGGAAAAGGTTTTCTGGCTGTCCGCAAAGCAGGACACCTGTGTGTCACAacccaaaaccaaaactacacTGACtacacaggcagagaaaagacTATGGAAGTAAGACTGGATGTGCTAAGACCAG GTGTGAGGGTGCTGCTAGTGGACCAATGGATTGAGACTGGAGGCACCATGAGAGCTGCGATCCAGCTGGTGGAGAGGCTGGGAGCCACTGTTGTAG GTGTGGCAGCTGTGGCCATCGAGAACACTGAAGGAGGAAAGTGGATTAAAGAAAACTACAAATTCTCTCACTGCATCCCAGATGAGCTCCAGAGCCAAGTTGACCAGAAGTATCTTGATTCCTTCAAAAGTTTCAACAACTGA
- the rab34a gene encoding ras-related protein Rab-34a isoform X3, giving the protein MSVLPPVRRDRIIAQLPQYFRKEAALHTKENFNNKVKTACQEQRTGTVGFCKDAFDKNYKATIGVDFEMERFEVLGVPFSLQLWDTAGQERFKCIASTYYRGAQIVIIVFDVTDIASLGHVRQWLEDALKENDPTAVQLFLVGTKKDLSSPAQYSQIEQDALKLAQEIRAEYWAVSSLTGENVKEFFFRVASLAFETNVLAELEKSGSRQIGDVVRINSTSNNLYAASKKKQPNCCQ; this is encoded by the exons ATGAGCGTTCTTCCTCCTGTTCGAAGGGACCGCATCATCGCTCAGCTCCCTCAG TATTTCAGGAAGGAGGCAGCTCTGCACACGAAGGAGAATTTCAACAATAAGGTGAAGACCGCCTGCCAGGAGCAGCGCACCGGCACCGTGGG ATTTTGCAAAGATgcttttgataaaaactacaagGCAACGATCGGCGTTGACTTTGAGATGGAGCGGTTTGAGGTGCTGGGCGTTCCTTTCAGCCTGCAGCT CTGGGACACTGCAGGCCAAGAGAGGTTCAAGTGCATTGCTTCTACGTACTACAGAGGAGCCCAAA TCGTGATTATCGTGTTTGATGTGACTGACATTGCCTCTCTGGGCCATGTGAG GCAGTGGCTGGAAGACGCCCTGAAGGAGAACGACCCCACCGCTGTTCAGCTGTTCCTCGTTGGCACAAAGAAAGACCTGAGC TCTCCTGCTCAGTATTCTCAGATCGAGCAAGATGCCCTCAAACTTGCACAAGAGATCAGAGCAGAGTATTGGGCTGTATCGTCACTGACAG GGGAAAACGTGAAAGAGTTTTTCTTTCGAGTTGCATCGTTGGCTTTTGAGACCAACGTCCTCGCAGAGTTGGAGAAAAGTGGATCGAGGCAAATCGGGGACGTTGTCA GAATCAACAGCACTTCAAACAATCTGTACGCTGCATCAAAGAAGAAGCAGCCGAACTGCTGTCAGTAA
- the rab34a gene encoding ras-related protein Rab-34a isoform X2 yields the protein MSVLPPVRRDRIIAQLPQYFRKEAALHTKENFNNKVKTACQEQRTGTVGFKISKVIVVGDLAVGKTCLINRFCKDAFDKNYKATIGVDFEMERFEVLGVPFSLQLWDTAGQERFKCIASTYYRGAQIVIIVFDVTDIASLGHVRQWLEDALKENDPTAVQLFLSPAQYSQIEQDALKLAQEIRAEYWAVSSLTGENVKEFFFRVASLAFETNVLAELEKSGSRQIGDVVRINSTSNNLYAASKKKQPNCCQ from the exons ATGAGCGTTCTTCCTCCTGTTCGAAGGGACCGCATCATCGCTCAGCTCCCTCAG TATTTCAGGAAGGAGGCAGCTCTGCACACGAAGGAGAATTTCAACAATAAGGTGAAGACCGCCTGCCAGGAGCAGCGCACCGGCACCGTGGG ATTTAAAATCTCGAAGGTCATTGTTGTGGGTGACCTGGCTGTGGGGAAAACCTGCCTGATTAATAG ATTTTGCAAAGATgcttttgataaaaactacaagGCAACGATCGGCGTTGACTTTGAGATGGAGCGGTTTGAGGTGCTGGGCGTTCCTTTCAGCCTGCAGCT CTGGGACACTGCAGGCCAAGAGAGGTTCAAGTGCATTGCTTCTACGTACTACAGAGGAGCCCAAA TCGTGATTATCGTGTTTGATGTGACTGACATTGCCTCTCTGGGCCATGTGAG GCAGTGGCTGGAAGACGCCCTGAAGGAGAACGACCCCACCGCTGTTCAGCTGTTCCTC TCTCCTGCTCAGTATTCTCAGATCGAGCAAGATGCCCTCAAACTTGCACAAGAGATCAGAGCAGAGTATTGGGCTGTATCGTCACTGACAG GGGAAAACGTGAAAGAGTTTTTCTTTCGAGTTGCATCGTTGGCTTTTGAGACCAACGTCCTCGCAGAGTTGGAGAAAAGTGGATCGAGGCAAATCGGGGACGTTGTCA GAATCAACAGCACTTCAAACAATCTGTACGCTGCATCAAAGAAGAAGCAGCCGAACTGCTGTCAGTAA
- the rab34a gene encoding ras-related protein Rab-34a isoform X1 — translation MSVRVSAMSVLPPVRRDRIIAQLPQYFRKEAALHTKENFNNKVKTACQEQRTGTVGFKISKVIVVGDLAVGKTCLINRFCKDAFDKNYKATIGVDFEMERFEVLGVPFSLQLWDTAGQERFKCIASTYYRGAQIVIIVFDVTDIASLGHVRQWLEDALKENDPTAVQLFLVGTKKDLSSPAQYSQIEQDALKLAQEIRAEYWAVSSLTGENVKEFFFRVASLAFETNVLAELEKSGSRQIGDVVRINSTSNNLYAASKKKQPNCCQ, via the exons ATGTCTGTCCGAGTTTCAGCCATGAGCGTTCTTCCTCCTGTTCGAAGGGACCGCATCATCGCTCAGCTCCCTCAG TATTTCAGGAAGGAGGCAGCTCTGCACACGAAGGAGAATTTCAACAATAAGGTGAAGACCGCCTGCCAGGAGCAGCGCACCGGCACCGTGGG ATTTAAAATCTCGAAGGTCATTGTTGTGGGTGACCTGGCTGTGGGGAAAACCTGCCTGATTAATAG ATTTTGCAAAGATgcttttgataaaaactacaagGCAACGATCGGCGTTGACTTTGAGATGGAGCGGTTTGAGGTGCTGGGCGTTCCTTTCAGCCTGCAGCT CTGGGACACTGCAGGCCAAGAGAGGTTCAAGTGCATTGCTTCTACGTACTACAGAGGAGCCCAAA TCGTGATTATCGTGTTTGATGTGACTGACATTGCCTCTCTGGGCCATGTGAG GCAGTGGCTGGAAGACGCCCTGAAGGAGAACGACCCCACCGCTGTTCAGCTGTTCCTCGTTGGCACAAAGAAAGACCTGAGC TCTCCTGCTCAGTATTCTCAGATCGAGCAAGATGCCCTCAAACTTGCACAAGAGATCAGAGCAGAGTATTGGGCTGTATCGTCACTGACAG GGGAAAACGTGAAAGAGTTTTTCTTTCGAGTTGCATCGTTGGCTTTTGAGACCAACGTCCTCGCAGAGTTGGAGAAAAGTGGATCGAGGCAAATCGGGGACGTTGTCA GAATCAACAGCACTTCAAACAATCTGTACGCTGCATCAAAGAAGAAGCAGCCGAACTGCTGTCAGTAA